One stretch of Myxococcales bacterium DNA includes these proteins:
- a CDS encoding ParB/RepB/Spo0J family partition protein: MTDKKRALGRGFDALVDPTRARPAVEARAGGNVLQVAVDRIKPNRYQPRQRFDDVALQALAASVKRDGVLQPLAVRRHHAEDADYELIAGERRLRAAKLAGLREVPCHVIDAGEEGLGILSLVENLMREDLNVLDEAEAYQQLIDVFSLTQEQIGERVGRSRAHVANTLRLLALPELIRAYLATGELTPGHARALLALDRDDEKLAVAQEVLARQLSVRETEALVKTAARALRRMKNGKLPKPERVHPHHHLAEDLKVRLGTKVRLTGGKQKGSIEIFYYTEDELTRLADLLIK, encoded by the coding sequence ATGACGGATAAAAAGCGCGCCCTGGGCCGCGGTTTCGACGCCCTGGTGGATCCGACGCGGGCCCGCCCGGCGGTCGAGGCGCGCGCCGGCGGCAACGTGTTGCAGGTAGCCGTCGACCGCATCAAGCCCAATCGCTACCAGCCGCGGCAGCGCTTCGACGACGTCGCCCTGCAGGCGCTCGCCGCCAGCGTGAAGCGCGACGGCGTGTTGCAGCCGCTGGCGGTGCGCCGCCACCACGCCGAGGACGCCGACTACGAGCTGATCGCCGGCGAGCGGCGGCTGCGCGCGGCCAAGCTGGCCGGTCTGCGGGAAGTGCCGTGCCACGTGATCGACGCCGGCGAGGAGGGGCTCGGCATCCTCTCGCTGGTCGAAAACCTGATGCGCGAGGATCTCAACGTGCTGGACGAGGCCGAGGCGTACCAGCAGCTGATCGACGTCTTCAGCCTGACGCAGGAACAGATCGGCGAACGGGTCGGCCGCAGCCGGGCGCACGTCGCCAACACCCTGCGGTTGCTGGCCCTGCCGGAGTTGATCCGCGCCTACCTGGCGACGGGCGAATTGACGCCGGGCCACGCGCGGGCGCTTTTGGCGCTGGACCGCGACGACGAAAAACTGGCCGTGGCCCAGGAAGTGCTGGCGCGGCAGCTTTCGGTGCGCGAAACCGAGGCGCTGGTGAAAACCGCGGCGCGGGCGCTGCGCCGGATGAAGAACGGCAAGCTGCCGAAGCCGGAACGGGTCCATCCGCACCACCATTTGGCGGAGGATTTGAAGGTGCGGCTGGGCACGAAAGTCCGGCTGACGGGCGGCAAGCAAAAGGGATCGATCGAGATTTTTTACTATACCGAGGACGAGTTGACCCGGTTGGCGGATTTGCTGATCAAGTGA
- a CDS encoding ATP synthase F0 subunit B produces MDKMALNWTLIAQLVMFLAAMGILSRFLFKPMLAVLARREELTEKPHEDAEKLKVDAVAARQTVEEQLVRTRRDAEKLRLELLGRATNQERDVLAGARSQAAKINEQTRGELDASIAQVRQRLVAEADELAELLTNKLLEIQR; encoded by the coding sequence ATGGATAAGATGGCGTTGAACTGGACGCTCATCGCGCAGCTTGTCATGTTCCTCGCGGCGATGGGCATCCTCTCGCGGTTCCTGTTCAAGCCGATGCTGGCCGTGCTGGCCCGTCGGGAAGAGCTGACCGAAAAGCCCCATGAAGACGCGGAAAAGCTCAAGGTCGACGCCGTCGCCGCCCGCCAAACCGTCGAGGAACAGCTCGTGCGGACGCGCCGCGACGCCGAAAAGCTGCGGCTCGAACTGCTCGGCCGGGCGACCAACCAGGAGCGCGACGTGCTCGCCGGCGCGCGGAGTCAGGCCGCGAAAATCAACGAGCAGACCCGCGGCGAACTCGACGCCTCGATCGCCCAGGTCCGGCAGCGCCTCGTCGCCGAGGCCGACGAACTGGCCGAACTGCTCACCAACAAATTACTGGAGATCCAACGATGA
- a CDS encoding DUF4325 domain-containing protein → MVGVRVHGEEIRTYILENVEKHPRDIARRTAEKFGITRQAVNKHLKRLLAEGALVESGRTRNRTYRPASLAQWTKIYPIAPGLEEGAVWFHDIKPHFEPLPANVIDIWQYGFTEMFNNAIEHSNGQSITVNIEKGAAAIRILVLDDGIGIFKKIQNALGLLDERHAVLELSKGKLTTDAKRHSGEGIFFTSRLFDEFGIFSGNVVFRHQFGEKRDWIMEPDQWRQGTAVYLQLSNHSVRTTREIFDAFTTGSDYGFDKTSVPVRLAREGDENLISRSQAKRLLARLELFQTIVFDFAGVEMIGQAFADEIFRVFAREHPRMELLAINAGADVQKMISRAKAATAPAD, encoded by the coding sequence ATGGTCGGAGTCAGGGTACATGGCGAGGAGATCCGGACCTATATCCTGGAAAACGTCGAAAAGCATCCGCGGGATATTGCGCGGCGCACGGCCGAGAAATTCGGTATTACCCGGCAAGCGGTCAATAAGCATCTGAAACGATTGCTGGCCGAAGGGGCACTGGTCGAATCCGGCCGAACGCGGAATCGCACCTATCGACCGGCATCGCTTGCTCAATGGACCAAAATCTATCCGATCGCGCCGGGTTTGGAAGAGGGCGCGGTCTGGTTTCATGATATCAAGCCGCATTTCGAACCATTGCCCGCCAATGTCATCGACATCTGGCAATATGGCTTCACGGAAATGTTCAACAATGCGATTGAACACTCCAATGGACAAAGCATCACGGTGAACATTGAAAAAGGGGCGGCGGCGATTCGGATTTTGGTTTTGGATGACGGCATCGGAATTTTCAAAAAGATACAGAACGCATTAGGCCTATTGGATGAACGGCATGCCGTTTTGGAGCTGTCCAAGGGAAAACTGACGACGGACGCCAAGCGGCACTCCGGTGAAGGGATCTTTTTTACCAGTCGGCTGTTCGACGAGTTCGGCATTTTTTCAGGTAATGTTGTTTTTCGCCATCAGTTCGGCGAGAAGAGGGATTGGATTATGGAACCGGATCAATGGAGACAGGGAACCGCGGTTTATCTCCAACTCAGTAACCATAGCGTCCGCACGACGCGGGAGATTTTCGACGCCTTCACCACCGGAAGCGATTACGGCTTTGATAAAACGAGCGTTCCCGTCAGGCTGGCGCGCGAAGGCGACGAAAACCTGATCTCCCGTTCGCAAGCCAAGCGGCTGCTCGCGCGGCTCGAATTGTTTCAGACGATCGTGTTCGATTTTGCAGGCGTTGAGATGATCGGCCAGGCGTTCGCGGACGAGATTTTCCGCGTTTTCGCCCGGGAGCACCCGCGGATGGAGTTGCTCGCGATCAACGCGGGCGCGGACGTGCAAAAAATGATTTCACGGGCGAAGGCGGCCACCGCGCCGGCGGATTAA
- a CDS encoding sodium:proton antiporter: MAPEGAAEAAPAHGVSGSLLPLWSALPFAGILLSIALLPLFAPHFWHHHFGKVSAFWALIFAVPFLIQYRGAALYDLAHICLIDYLPFIILLWGLFTVAGGMIVRGRLRGSPGVNLVMLVIGTVLASWVGTTGASMLLIRPVLRANAWRRHKVHVICFFIFLVSNIGGSLTPLGDPPLFLGFIHGVDFFWTLHLLPVTGFVAATLLILFYALDTYYYRKEERLPADEGAAEPLRVDGLLNLVFFGGIMGGVLFSGLVDLGKFELAGIHIAFSSLVRDGVILCMGGLSLYATQKQLRADNGFSWGPIQEVAILFAGIFATIIPALSILKAGSHGAAAPLINAVDKPWHFFWVAGGLSSFLDNAPTYLTFFTTAIGKLCPPGMPEKVAAGVLMGKAAVLAQYPGVENGFRYLEAISAGAVFMGANTYIGNAPNFMVKSIAEEAGVKMPSFFGYMFKYSIPILVTTFILTTVIFFV, encoded by the coding sequence ATGGCGCCTGAAGGCGCCGCGGAAGCCGCGCCGGCGCATGGCGTTTCCGGGAGTCTTTTGCCCCTCTGGTCGGCCCTGCCCTTCGCGGGCATCCTGCTGTCCATCGCGTTGTTACCCCTGTTCGCGCCCCATTTCTGGCATCACCACTTCGGCAAGGTTTCCGCGTTCTGGGCGCTGATCTTCGCCGTGCCGTTCCTCATTCAATACCGGGGCGCGGCGCTGTACGACCTGGCGCATATCTGTCTGATCGATTACCTCCCCTTCATCATCTTGTTATGGGGATTGTTCACCGTCGCCGGCGGCATGATCGTGCGCGGCCGGTTGCGCGGCAGCCCCGGCGTCAACCTGGTCATGCTGGTCATCGGAACCGTTCTGGCCAGTTGGGTCGGCACGACCGGCGCCAGTATGCTTTTAATTCGGCCCGTGTTGCGCGCCAACGCCTGGCGGCGCCACAAGGTCCACGTGATCTGCTTCTTCATCTTCTTGGTCTCCAACATCGGCGGCAGCCTGACGCCGTTGGGCGATCCGCCGCTTTTCCTGGGTTTCATTCACGGGGTCGATTTCTTCTGGACCCTGCATCTGCTGCCGGTGACCGGATTCGTGGCGGCGACGCTGTTGATTCTGTTTTATGCCCTGGACACCTATTACTATCGAAAAGAAGAGCGGTTGCCGGCTGACGAGGGCGCCGCGGAGCCGCTCCGGGTCGACGGCCTGCTGAATCTGGTGTTCTTCGGCGGCATCATGGGCGGTGTCCTGTTTTCCGGATTGGTCGATCTGGGCAAATTCGAGCTGGCCGGCATTCACATCGCTTTTTCCAGTCTGGTGCGCGACGGCGTGATTCTCTGCATGGGCGGTCTGAGCTTGTACGCCACCCAAAAGCAGTTGCGCGCCGACAACGGTTTTTCCTGGGGGCCGATCCAGGAAGTCGCGATTTTGTTCGCGGGCATTTTCGCCACGATCATCCCGGCGCTCAGCATCTTGAAGGCGGGCAGCCATGGGGCGGCCGCGCCGCTGATCAACGCGGTGGACAAGCCGTGGCATTTTTTCTGGGTCGCCGGCGGCCTGTCGAGTTTTCTCGACAACGCGCCGACCTACCTGACGTTTTTCACCACCGCGATCGGCAAGCTGTGCCCGCCGGGCATGCCCGAAAAAGTGGCGGCGGGCGTGTTGATGGGCAAAGCGGCGGTTCTGGCGCAGTACCCCGGCGTGGAAAACGGCTTCCGATACCTCGAAGCGATCAGCGCGGGGGCGGTGTTCATGGGCGCCAACACGTACATCGGCAACGCGCCCAATTTCATGGTCAAGTCGATCGCCGAGGAAGCCGGAGTAAAAATGCCCTCGTTCTTCGGTTACATGTTCAAGTACTCGATCCCGATCCTGGTGACGACCTTCATTCTCACGACAGTCATTTTTTTCGTGTAG
- a CDS encoding ATP synthase F0 subunit B, producing MKRSWLWLPAVLLLLATAAPVLAAEEEGFLEAHKMLIENLTALVNFLIFLYIIVRFAGPKMKAYFDNSAGEYTAKVTEAAKVLADAQQLHEEWTSRRTKLEQEVERIKHDVQAMAEAQAREILANAQRTAERIIADTKRSAEGELLKAKEELRAELVEQLLADTEKKLQSRLSPSHQHMLIEEAIKKLEASQ from the coding sequence ATGAAACGGTCGTGGCTCTGGCTGCCGGCGGTCCTGCTGCTTCTGGCGACGGCCGCGCCGGTTCTGGCCGCCGAGGAAGAAGGTTTTCTGGAAGCGCATAAGATGCTGATCGAAAACCTGACCGCCCTCGTCAATTTCCTGATCTTCCTCTACATCATCGTCCGGTTCGCCGGGCCGAAGATGAAAGCCTATTTCGACAACAGCGCCGGCGAATACACCGCCAAGGTGACCGAGGCCGCGAAGGTGCTGGCCGACGCGCAACAGCTGCACGAGGAATGGACGTCGCGGCGCACGAAGCTGGAACAGGAAGTCGAGCGCATCAAGCACGACGTTCAGGCCATGGCCGAAGCGCAGGCCCGCGAAATCCTGGCCAACGCCCAGCGGACCGCCGAGCGCATCATCGCCGACACCAAGCGGTCGGCCGAGGGCGAACTGCTCAAGGCCAAGGAAGAGCTGCGCGCCGAACTGGTCGAGCAATTGCTCGCCGACACCGAGAAAAAACTGCAAAGCCGGCTGTCGCCCTCCCACCAACACATGTTGATCGAAGAGGCCATCAAGAAACTGGAGGCGAGCCAATGA
- a CDS encoding ParA family protein, with translation MGGILAIANQKGGVGKTTTAINLASALAMAARKVLLVDFDPQGNTTSGLGVNRAELAHHVYHILINGFPIADAVVPTAIKNLHLLPAGRDLTGAEIELGEKPEWEYALADKLRPFAADYDFVLIDCPPSLGRLTLNAFVAADGVLVPLQCEYYAMEGLSQLLETIAAIREGLNPRLRPMGIVLTMFDARTNLSRQVADEVKKYFPDLVFEAVIPRSVRLAEAPSHGIPVFLHDIRSSGAGAYLDLSRELLQRWPAAETAPAEGASGHDG, from the coding sequence TTGGGCGGGATACTCGCCATCGCCAATCAAAAAGGCGGCGTGGGCAAGACCACGACCGCGATCAACCTGGCGTCGGCGCTGGCCATGGCGGCCCGCAAGGTGCTGCTGGTCGATTTCGATCCGCAAGGCAACACCACCAGCGGCCTGGGCGTCAACCGCGCCGAACTCGCCCACCACGTCTATCACATCCTGATCAACGGTTTCCCGATTGCCGACGCGGTGGTGCCCACGGCGATCAAAAACCTGCATTTGCTGCCGGCCGGGCGCGATCTGACCGGCGCGGAAATCGAGCTGGGCGAAAAACCCGAGTGGGAATACGCGCTGGCCGATAAGCTGCGCCCCTTCGCGGCCGACTACGATTTCGTGCTGATCGACTGCCCGCCGAGCCTCGGCCGCCTGACGCTCAACGCCTTCGTCGCCGCCGACGGCGTACTCGTGCCGTTGCAATGCGAATACTACGCGATGGAAGGCCTGTCGCAACTCCTCGAAACCATCGCCGCGATCCGCGAGGGCCTGAATCCGCGCCTGCGGCCGATGGGCATTGTGCTGACCATGTTCGACGCCCGCACCAACCTGTCGCGCCAGGTGGCCGACGAGGTCAAAAAATATTTTCCCGACCTGGTGTTCGAGGCGGTGATTCCGCGCAGCGTCCGGCTGGCGGAAGCGCCGAGCCACGGCATCCCGGTTTTTCTGCACGACATCCGTTCGAGCGGCGCGGGCGCCTACCTGGACCTGAGCCGCGAACTGCTGCAACGCTGGCCGGCGGCGGAAACGGCGCCAGCGGAAGGAGCGAGCGGCCATGACGGATAA
- a CDS encoding polymer-forming cytoskeletal protein yields the protein MAQDHEVGTLPKPNTFIGKGSEFVGKLSFDGTVRIDGKIEGEIFSKGTLIVGPDAEISAKIMVDTVHLSGLVRGNISAAKKIVMKAPGKLYGNIRTPVLVVEEGVIFEGNCKMEGSTQTEAAAPELKLGTRDYREPTTSKTE from the coding sequence ATGGCGCAGGATCACGAAGTCGGCACTCTGCCTAAACCCAATACCTTTATCGGCAAAGGCAGCGAATTTGTCGGCAAGCTGTCTTTCGACGGCACCGTCCGCATCGACGGTAAAATCGAGGGCGAAATTTTCTCCAAGGGAACGTTGATTGTCGGCCCGGACGCGGAAATTTCCGCCAAGATCATGGTCGACACGGTGCATTTGTCGGGTCTCGTGCGCGGCAACATCAGCGCCGCGAAAAAGATCGTGATGAAGGCGCCGGGCAAATTATACGGCAACATCCGGACTCCGGTTTTGGTAGTGGAAGAAGGCGTCATCTTCGAGGGTAATTGCAAAATGGAAGGGTCTACTCAAACCGAGGCGGCCGCGCCGGAATTGAAACTGGGCACCCGGGATTATCGCGAACCGACGACTTCGAAGACGGAATAA
- the rsmG gene encoding 16S rRNA (guanine(527)-N(7))-methyltransferase RsmG, with protein MTHKPNRAKRQAKSFAAAYREIGVPGGLPAAAEDCFTAWYELLLKWNRTTNLTRITEPADAVAVHLLDALPLARLLPPESDLLDIGSGAGSPGLVVAALRPDVRVTCSESVTKKSSFLMQAAHAMGLANVRVAAARAEMLAERFAFVGAKAVAEPAMLIDRFAHLLRPGGTWVFFVTTRQETVLPDGYRVAETVDYRLPGEHGRRRLLVVRRNE; from the coding sequence ATGACCCACAAACCAAACCGAGCCAAACGCCAGGCGAAATCGTTCGCCGCCGCCTATCGCGAAATCGGCGTTCCGGGCGGATTGCCCGCCGCGGCCGAGGACTGTTTTACGGCCTGGTACGAGCTGCTGCTCAAATGGAACCGCACCACCAACCTGACGCGGATCACCGAGCCGGCCGACGCAGTGGCGGTGCATCTGCTCGACGCCTTGCCGCTGGCGCGCCTGCTGCCGCCGGAAAGCGATTTGCTCGATATCGGCTCGGGCGCCGGTTCGCCGGGCCTGGTGGTCGCCGCCTTGCGGCCCGACGTTCGGGTGACCTGCAGCGAAAGCGTCACCAAAAAAAGTTCCTTTTTAATGCAGGCCGCCCACGCCATGGGGTTGGCCAACGTCCGCGTCGCTGCCGCGCGGGCCGAGATGCTGGCCGAACGATTCGCGTTCGTCGGCGCCAAGGCGGTCGCCGAGCCGGCGATGTTGATCGACCGGTTCGCCCATTTGCTGCGGCCCGGCGGCACTTGGGTATTTTTCGTAACCACTCGACAAGAAACGGTTTTACCGGATGGCTACCGGGTCGCGGAAACCGTCGATTACCGGCTGCCCGGCGAGCACGGCCGGCGGCGCCTGCTGGTCGTTCGCCGGAATGAATGA
- a CDS encoding TonB-dependent receptor: MNRGVGSIWLAILALSLLFAFSLGAAIDARAEEDDSDTTPEPGADEAEAAVPVYRAGDEVVVTGTRTKHALSDAPVATSIVTQEEMEKSGAVDAGDALETVPGVFVDDYEQSGRGGPGSGINLQGLPTDRILVLIDGQRLPWTMRAPDLELIPSQLIRRIEVVKGPSSSLYGSDAIGGVINILTRDPSTEPKGELNLWGGSFNTFGGNAFHSWGAGPVGWVANFNREQSGGWIDANAARPIVEIGEGVVDTKPEPNNDGHPYETNDLFGKVRVQSGSYLTWTAESRYHWEDNQFSDTDDGNVSDDKTQLSGQVRGELSAGRFGLSGMAAYFHRTFRYREYSTTYTYNPFPPPEFIRGLVNKGNTTRGDEYNGELAGNGALTDWNLLSGGLSWRHERIDYSAFEESSLVDSRQAYNAYQTVLSAFAQDEMFFFDRVWSLVPGVRVDNHPEWGTTVNPKFSTLVKLPGNHAFRASIGRAFREPTLSQLYRPIFRHTGYFLRGNEDLKPEAAVGWNAEIEQLFGKFAHASVGYFQYELQDMIYQQIIADNYLAGFPLMTCVNLKRARIIGGETALTLFPIDYVRWSLNYTYTRTFDLDEDTSLGTVPEHNAASQLFVDYTPWGLGGFVGAQYQSPRDYIGMGGLWYKAKYRWQTNARVYKTLGKHVELGFRVDNWLGYWWDREGDGDNDLPPTGYYGELKLSL, from the coding sequence TTGAATCGTGGCGTTGGATCGATCTGGCTGGCGATTCTGGCTCTGAGCCTGCTGTTCGCTTTTTCGCTCGGCGCGGCTATTGACGCTCGAGCCGAGGAGGACGATTCCGACACGACGCCGGAACCGGGCGCGGACGAAGCTGAAGCGGCCGTTCCGGTCTACCGCGCCGGCGACGAGGTCGTCGTGACCGGCACGCGCACCAAGCACGCCCTCTCCGACGCGCCCGTCGCCACCAGCATCGTCACCCAGGAGGAAATGGAAAAATCCGGCGCGGTCGACGCCGGCGACGCGCTGGAAACGGTGCCGGGGGTGTTCGTCGACGATTACGAGCAGTCCGGCCGCGGCGGCCCGGGCTCGGGCATCAATCTGCAGGGCCTGCCCACCGACCGCATTCTGGTGTTGATCGACGGCCAACGCCTGCCCTGGACGATGCGCGCGCCCGACCTGGAGTTGATTCCCTCGCAACTCATCCGGCGGATCGAGGTCGTCAAAGGGCCCAGCAGTTCGCTCTACGGCTCCGACGCGATCGGCGGCGTCATCAACATCCTGACCCGCGATCCCTCGACCGAACCCAAGGGCGAACTTAATTTGTGGGGCGGCAGTTTCAACACGTTTGGCGGCAACGCGTTTCACAGCTGGGGCGCGGGGCCGGTCGGCTGGGTGGCCAATTTCAACCGCGAGCAATCCGGCGGCTGGATCGACGCCAACGCCGCGCGGCCGATCGTCGAAATCGGCGAGGGCGTCGTGGACACCAAACCCGAGCCCAACAACGACGGCCATCCCTACGAAACCAACGACCTGTTCGGCAAGGTGCGCGTGCAGTCGGGATCGTACCTGACCTGGACCGCCGAATCGCGCTATCACTGGGAAGACAACCAGTTCAGCGACACCGACGACGGCAACGTCAGCGACGATAAAACCCAGTTGTCCGGCCAGGTGCGCGGCGAATTGTCGGCCGGCCGCTTCGGCCTGAGCGGCATGGCCGCCTACTTCCACCGGACGTTCCGCTACCGCGAATATTCGACGACCTACACCTACAACCCGTTTCCGCCGCCCGAGTTCATCCGCGGTCTCGTCAACAAGGGCAACACCACCCGCGGCGACGAGTACAACGGCGAACTGGCCGGCAACGGCGCCCTGACCGACTGGAACCTGCTCTCCGGCGGCCTTTCCTGGCGGCACGAGCGTATCGACTATTCGGCGTTCGAGGAAAGCAGCCTGGTCGATTCGCGCCAGGCCTACAACGCTTATCAGACCGTGCTTTCGGCCTTCGCGCAGGACGAGATGTTTTTCTTCGACCGCGTCTGGTCGCTGGTGCCGGGTGTGCGGGTGGACAACCATCCCGAATGGGGCACGACGGTCAACCCGAAGTTTTCGACGCTGGTCAAACTGCCGGGCAACCACGCCTTCCGGGCCAGCATCGGCCGCGCCTTCCGCGAGCCGACCCTTTCGCAACTCTACCGGCCGATTTTCCGTCATACCGGCTATTTCCTGCGCGGCAACGAGGATCTCAAACCCGAAGCCGCCGTCGGTTGGAACGCCGAGATCGAACAGCTTTTCGGCAAGTTCGCCCACGCCTCGGTCGGCTATTTCCAATACGAACTGCAGGACATGATCTACCAGCAGATCATCGCCGACAATTACCTGGCCGGCTTCCCGCTGATGACCTGCGTCAACCTCAAGCGGGCGCGGATCATCGGCGGCGAAACCGCGCTCACCCTGTTTCCCATCGACTACGTGCGCTGGTCGCTCAACTACACCTACACCAGGACCTTCGACCTGGACGAGGACACGTCGCTCGGCACGGTGCCGGAACACAACGCCGCCTCGCAATTGTTCGTCGATTACACGCCTTGGGGCCTGGGCGGCTTCGTCGGCGCCCAGTACCAGTCGCCGCGCGATTACATCGGCATGGGCGGGCTCTGGTACAAGGCCAAATACCGCTGGCAGACCAACGCCCGCGTCTACAAAACCCTCGGCAAACACGTCGAACTGGGCTTCCGGGTCGACAACTGGCTCGGCTATTGGTGGGACCGCGAGGGCGACGGCGACAACGACCTGCCGCCGACCGGTTACTACGGCGAGTTAAAGCTTTCGCTTTAA
- the mnmE gene encoding tRNA uridine-5-carboxymethylaminomethyl(34) synthesis GTPase MnmE, producing MLPDRRDTIAALATARGRAGVAIVRLSGPDALAIGRKFFRPHTPAHTPPPRQMVLGTVLDGEKQPLDEALFVYFPAKSSYTAEPVVEFHLHGSPVVVETLLAALTAHGGRIAEPGEYTRRAFLGGRLDLSQAEAVAELIEARSLAAARAARRRLTGALSERVGRIRDRLTEALALAEAEIDFPDEDIGPLDRREMLAAIAAADAGVAALLAGHQRARTLAQGAVVALAGRPNAGKSSLFNRLAGARRALVHETAGTTRDPIEAEVVIEGLPLRLVDTAGLRQTEHDVERAGVAWARETIAAADLAIYLIDGAVGVTADDRQWLAEFAAVPRLVVWNKLDLAAPDASFAGLGDLAVSAKEGTNGEELRRRLVQLLGADGADNEALLAAVRHRNLAEKARLNLAAARDLATAGDKSELAALELREAAAALGEIIGETTPDQVLDTIFARFCVGK from the coding sequence ATGTTGCCCGACCGTCGCGATACCATTGCCGCGTTGGCCACGGCCCGGGGCCGGGCCGGGGTGGCGATCGTGCGCCTTTCGGGTCCGGACGCGCTGGCGATCGGGCGCAAATTCTTCCGGCCGCACACGCCGGCGCACACCCCGCCGCCCCGGCAAATGGTGCTCGGAACGGTGCTCGACGGCGAAAAACAGCCGCTCGACGAGGCGCTGTTCGTCTATTTTCCAGCGAAATCCAGTTATACGGCCGAACCGGTGGTGGAGTTCCATTTGCACGGCAGCCCGGTTGTGGTCGAAACCCTGCTGGCGGCGCTGACCGCCCATGGCGGCCGGATCGCCGAACCCGGCGAATACACCCGCCGCGCCTTTCTGGGCGGGCGCCTCGATTTGTCGCAGGCCGAGGCCGTAGCGGAATTGATCGAAGCGCGCAGCCTCGCCGCGGCGCGCGCGGCGCGGCGTCGCCTGACCGGCGCGTTGTCCGAGCGCGTCGGCCGAATCCGCGATCGGCTGACCGAGGCCCTGGCCCTGGCCGAGGCGGAAATCGATTTCCCCGACGAGGATATCGGCCCGCTCGACCGGCGCGAGATGCTCGCGGCGATCGCCGCCGCCGACGCGGGCGTCGCGGCGCTGCTGGCCGGGCATCAGCGGGCGCGCACGCTGGCGCAAGGGGCGGTGGTGGCGTTGGCCGGCAGGCCCAACGCGGGCAAATCGAGCCTGTTCAACCGGCTGGCCGGCGCGCGCCGGGCGCTGGTGCACGAAACGGCCGGAACGACGCGCGACCCGATCGAGGCCGAGGTCGTCATCGAGGGTCTGCCACTGCGGCTCGTCGACACCGCCGGCCTGCGGCAGACCGAACACGACGTCGAGCGCGCGGGCGTGGCCTGGGCGCGCGAAACCATCGCCGCCGCCGATCTGGCGATCTATCTCATCGACGGCGCGGTGGGCGTCACCGCCGACGACCGGCAATGGCTGGCCGAGTTCGCCGCCGTGCCCCGGCTGGTGGTCTGGAACAAGCTCGATCTGGCGGCGCCCGACGCCTCGTTCGCCGGCCTCGGCGACCTGGCCGTCAGCGCCAAGGAAGGCACGAACGGGGAAGAACTGCGCCGGCGACTGGTCCAATTGCTCGGCGCGGACGGCGCCGACAACGAAGCGCTCCTTGCCGCCGTACGGCACCGCAATCTGGCGGAAAAGGCGCGGCTGAATCTCGCGGCGGCGCGCGATCTGGCGACGGCCGGCGACAAATCCGAACTGGCGGCGCTGGAACTGCGCGAGGCCGCCGCCGCGCTCGGCGAAATCATCGGCGAAACCACGCCCGACCAGGTGCTCGATACGATCTTCGCGCGGTTCTGCGTAGGAAAGTGA
- the atpH gene encoding ATP synthase F1 subunit delta yields MSSNVLGRRYAGALLDLGIRDGHAEPYSGQLEAAAAALGAGPAKKVLTSPLYDLEFKKKLIDQVTGPLGLAAPVANLLRLLLDKHRIGFLTDIAASYRELLDGYLGLMRATVYTAVPLDGAALGRLRVLLQRKMGHRVELTAKTDPAIIGGLRVHVGSKVFDMTITNHLSRLRGMLKHQVL; encoded by the coding sequence ATGAGCAGCAACGTATTGGGACGCCGTTACGCCGGGGCGCTGCTGGACCTGGGAATCCGGGACGGCCACGCCGAACCGTACAGCGGCCAGCTCGAGGCGGCGGCCGCCGCCCTGGGCGCCGGCCCCGCCAAGAAAGTCCTGACCAGCCCGCTGTACGACCTGGAATTCAAGAAAAAGCTGATCGACCAGGTGACCGGGCCGCTCGGGCTGGCCGCGCCGGTCGCCAACCTGCTGCGGCTGTTGCTGGACAAGCACCGGATCGGTTTTCTGACCGACATCGCCGCCAGTTACCGCGAGTTGCTCGACGGCTACCTGGGCCTGATGCGGGCCACGGTCTACACGGCGGTGCCGCTCGACGGCGCGGCGCTGGGCCGGCTGCGGGTGCTGCTGCAGCGCAAGATGGGCCACCGGGTGGAACTGACCGCCAAGACCGATCCGGCGATCATCGGCGGCCTGCGGGTTCACGTCGGTTCCAAGGTTTTCGATATGACGATCACCAATCATTTATCGCGCTTGCGCGGGATGTTAAAACACCAGGTTTTGTAG